The Alligator mississippiensis isolate rAllMis1 chromosome 14, rAllMis1, whole genome shotgun sequence DNA segment gtataacgtggtctgtattttatcattctggatactgatcatcgtgtctaaaaaggagatgctggtgttggagtattctagagaaagttggatggagggatggtgattgttgaatttctgatggaactcaatcagagattgtaggttttcagtccaaatgatgaagatgtcatcgatatatctgaagtatagcaagggtttgatggggcagttcttgaggaagtcttcttccaggtggctcataaaaaggttggcatactgtggggccattttagtgccccttagctgttcccatcatctggagaaagtgttgattattaaaagtgctattgttgtgtatgaggatgaagtgtataaggtcagtaatatctttgggtctgtattctgagttgtaatcttgttcctgtagatatgtaaggcaggcttggatgccatcctggtgtgggatgttggtatataggctggtaacgtccatggtggctaggagtgtgttgctgggaaggtggcctatgtttttaagtttccgtagaaagtctgcagtgttttgtacaaaacttgctctgtgggtgacgagcggttttaggattgattcaacgaaacctgatatttcctcagttagggtcccatggttggatatgataggtctgccagggttcccttgtttgtggattttaaggagcatgtaaaaagtctccgggttaggtagcagggggatcaaggtctgaagtttttcttgtagtcttgatggaaatgatttgatggtattgttgagttttttggtgaaaaaggatcttcttgtacttctttgtagtaggtggtgtcagagagctgtctgttggcttcctttatgtaatcctcagaGTTTAGGATAACTATGGCtcttcctttatctgctggttttattactatttggtggttacatcttagagattctatggcctttttctctggtagagagaggttgttgtggtggcgtgtgttgccgattatttcattgttcattctttccctgaagcagtcaatgtagcggtcaaggttagggtttcgtccactgtgaggtgtccaatctgatgtttttttggactttttggcgttgatcttttcctgaatgttgtcagaggtatatttaaaattgtaattatgtctataaaacattatgttcaactgaaacctacatatatagtggtgtttcattgaaatcatggaaaaacacagatctgggggagtttcatcagagaatttgcaaatttgaaacagtttgagaaaaccaggatccctgaatgaGGCATGCTGGAATTTGTGCTCTCACTGTCTACCTACTAATGGAGAAGCAGCAATGCTGTGGGACGATGCTTGGAAGAGTGATGTGTGTACACAATGGTGCCACAACTTATTTGATCCAGGACAAATACCAGGATAATCTGGACCACGTCAGATGCTACTTTTGTTCATGCCCTAGGTTTTTCCCAGGACAAtgctttccctgctcagccttgGGTCCTTTCTTAATGACAGAGACCTTATTGACTAGGAGCTGAAGCCTTGTGGAGGTAACAGTTTGAGATTTCTCCATGGCAGGCACTTGAAGTTCTGCTTCTTTCATACAACACCATAACCCCAACAGCTTTAAAAAGGAGATGTTTACTGGCAGAGCTGACCCTAgcggggtgcagggcctggggtaaATCCAGTGCTGTAGCACTGCCCTGCATGCCCTGGACAGCACACAGTCTTTAGCATGGGAGGGGGTTGAGTGGCTGGATGCGAAGCTGGCAGTGCGGGGAAATGGTGTGCGGTGGCGGCGCAGAGTGGGGctaggaggggctgtggccactgcacctggctctgtggggtcccccgaagtgcagggcctgggatggTTGCCctgattccccctcccacccccctacccccccggGATGGCTCTGTTAACTGGTATAGTAAACTTCAGAGGCAGTACAGCAGGGTTCCCAGGTTCTTATAAACATAGAAAAGTAGAGAACGtgtagttcaaccccttgcttgaaccaggatcatccctatctaagccATTTTAGGTAAGTCTTTTCCTAAACTATTCTTGAAGACTTAAGAAACAACCCTCACACACAACTGTCAGGCATAATCATTCTTTCACCTATCCTAGGGAAAGCGGAGGGCAAGGGTACTGTAAGTGTCTTGTTACTACAAGGACAGAAAGTAGTTTCTTAAACAATGTTTAAGTTATCCAAGGAAGAGGATCATTCCCCCGATACAGAAGAAGGCCAAACCCCTCCTATTCCATTCAATATGACCAAGGGCTAGAAGTCCTTTCTGATCCTAATTGtgatgattggtctgaccctgagtacaGTAGCAAGTCTCAGAGCATCAACTTCAGCTCCAGAAGAAGCATCAGCACAACCAAGTCAAAACCCACAACCCAGGTTGTAGACAACACCCATTGCTTCTGAGGAAAGTgacataaaaaattaagaaactgaCACCTGTAGccggacaagaaaaaaaatctttcttaacTCCATGTGGCAGCCAGAAACATGAGAAAACCAAACAAGTTCATTCTGCATTGCAACCTGCAGACTGCAactaccccccctgcccccccaatatATCACACATCCAaactcaggagtgggcaaaatatggcccatggaccagatccaaccTCCCAAGAGATGGTATCTGTTGCAGACACGTGCAGAGAATGGATCATGGTTCTTTCCCGGGACCTGGACCCCGGGCCCAGGCTGTCACCATCctatggccctggccctggctctgaatGCCCaacctgctcccagatgccactccccacctgcccataaccccatcccatcctcccagcTGAGCACGCTCTGCCCGTGAGACTCCTAGGCCAGTCTGCATTGAGATGCTGCCCACCTGGTCTGTCTggcacccctggtggtgggtgccaGACGAATAGCCCCAGGGCCTcataggatcaattggcatctcccggaccccagactccccccTTCTGCCAGGCTGGACAGTGTGATGGGGGTCCAAgtccacacccccccaccatggccctcagcagctcaccaaaactcctgaagtggccctccagcccaaataatgaTCAGCCCTGCTCTAACTGGAAACTCATTTTTATCTTGCTATTCCATAAACGTATACTGTCTCCTTTAATCCCTTTTCCCAGCCAATCTGGTTGTGGAGCTTTGCTTCATTCTCCTAGTGCTGAACATCATCTTCAGTTTTTATCTGCTCTGGACTGCAGAGACATTCTCGTGGTCCCagagagatgtgtgtgtggatCACCTGGGATTCCCTTCAGAACGTAATCCAGGCATTGCTACTCCTCAGCCGGCGCTCATCTAACCCTTCCTGAGCACTTCctatgaaggagattccacaacatcactaggcagtctgttccactagGAAGTATTTTCCTGATACACACTCTAAACTAATTTGCTGCACTTTAAAGTCATGGCTACCTTCCCTACTCTCTGCACTGTGGGAGAAagttcttctccctcctctttagGGTAgcacttcaaatatttgaagactgttatcataccCCCACCTTACTCATCTTTTTCGGCAAGAAAAATATgcccatttctttcaacttttccTCATCTAAGTTGCCTTCCTTTTATCATTTGTGTTGCTCACCTTTAGCCCATCTCTCATTTCTCCCCATCCCTTGTAAATTGAAGTGGCCAGATCTCAGGATAATTTTGAACTACTCACAGAGCATTATGGTCAGAAGGCTCCCCCTGCTGTAATGTCCTTAAAAGAAACATCAGTATTTTGTTTGGCTCGATGAGTTTTGGGTTGTGTTATCCAAACACCCGGAATTAAAGCCCCCAAATAACAAGTCTCAGCCCAATTGGCGGGAAGCTGTTTATATGCCCATCGCccacaaatccaccatagcccacaggcttcATTTGTGATGGTGGAACGAGAGCTCTTtaaagttagagttagtgagctTCTTTTTGTTGAACTCCCATTCACCTTGGTACCATTTCGATAGTGGGTACAATTAATGCCCCAAACTGAAATCCACTCCTTACTCAATAGGCAGTTACAATTGTCAAAATTGTTATATGAGACATTTGCGCATGTCCATGCACCTTCCCAGGGGGCGATTTCCTTAGAAATCCATGTTTCCTTGCACCTTGACTGTCCCACTTTAAATCCACTTCCGTGTTGGGAAATGCAAATAGATCCAGTAACTTTTGCCACCATAATTCTCCCAGAACCATTATATCGCAAAGAGAAATTCCGGTTAAAACCCCAATCTGAGACTATACCAGTTCTATTGAGGGGGATAGGCAAGAAAGGGACTCtctcatcactagaaacaggagtaagtgCGCACAAAAGACAACTTTCGTTAGTTAGAGCCCGAGCTGAGTCTTTCAGAAGGGCCACCCATGAATTTCCCACCCATGTATTTGTAGGTGTGCCTTTAGGTTCCCATATATTATTGACAGGTTGAAGGCTTGAAGGCCAATCTTTGAGAATTGCAGACCAGATTTCTGGGTCTGGCTTTACACACAGCGGTGTTGTATCGCCGGATTGAATTATAATTTCTCGACACGGGCAGCACCGGGAAATGGGTTGCAGGAGGGCACTAAGTATTGTAGACTTTGAAAGTTTGTAGTTAGCCTCAGTGAGGGTTCCACCCCCGTTTTGGGGACACTTACAACAGGTGGGCATAATAGCTGGGTTTgatatacctaaaagggacaagagcttcaacaaatagactagggcccacatctttgcaagcgtaactttaaatctccagcaggttcacttttccatttgttggcttcttgttcccgggtgttatcagcttccggagtgaccacaccctgggagttggtgtcctcctgatgaaaaggcttcaccctcgagcaatgggtccacttatcgctgtttgataagcgaagagctgtgtgtgtagtcagcagcacctggtagggtccctcccacctttccgcaagaggattctttctccacttctgtaccaggacctggtcacccggtttaaagttgtggatcggtgcatcaagcgggaggctctggaagggtgcagcaaacctgtgtagggaagacaaaacagactgcaaggcgatAACATGTTTTCAAATTTCGGATTTCCCCAAATCCACAGTAACCTGTTCCCTCCACCccgctggcaagactctgggaggcataccaaacattaattcaaaaggtgacaatttaatccctctacgtggtgtgctacgaatacgagttaaagccagtgggagtgcctgcggccatttcaaatgagtctcaatacagattttcgttagcatagccttcagtgttctattcatgcactccacctgacctgaactctggggtctccatggagcatggagtttccatgtgatatctaaagctttggacacttcctgcactattttccccacaaaatgacttccttgatctgactcaatggaTCCAGGCAACAGAAATCGCGGTATTATCTCATGGAGTAGTACCcgtgtcactgtggatgcggtAGCCATTCTTGTGGGGTACGCTTTCACCCATCCAGTTAGTTTATCAACCAATACTAGCAGATAACGGTAACGACCAGACTttggaagttcagcgaagtcaatctgccaagcttgtctGGGATAATGggcccacggtcttcctcccataGGGGCTGGTGGTCTTGTAGATTTTGGGTTTACCTTTTGACAGGTCGGgcactgagagaccactctctgggcttccaaatAAAGTCCTGGAGCCACCATTTGACGAGTTAACAAGTCTCCCATCACATTGCCCCCCATGTGAGTGGTATAATGTAACCGGTGGAGTATCTCTCCCAATAAGCATCGAGGTATTAATACTTTTCCTCTGGGTACAATCCACCATCCTTGAGGGTTCTTAATAGCCTTGAGCTCTGCGGCTAGCTTATCTGATCCTGGGCCATACTTTGCTTTACAATCTTCTGAGTAAAAGGGCACCCCATGGGCCGAgccctgaaacactgcctctcctcccatctgtgctgcctctttggctgctacgTCAGCCTTCGCATTTCCCCTTCTCTGGCGctcgtctgcagccttgccatgggctttaaCATGCACCACGGCCACCTCTTTcggtagccggagggcttccaatagcattacaatctgtggcccatttgcaatcttttgtccagaggccgtgatgaacccacgttctttccacaacaacccatgggcatgtacagtggcaaaggcatagcgcgaatctgtaaaaatgttcactcttttgtcttttcctaataccaatgcacgtgtcagggcagtgagctccgctGCCTTTGCTGACCAGTTTGCAGGGAGTTTTTCTTTCCATACAGTCTCAGTTAAGGTTACCACAGCACACCCTGTATGCCGCACGCCATGTATTACACTACTTGAACCATCTACGAAGAACTCCTCCTCTGGGTTCTCGAGTGGGTCGTCTGTCAAGTCAGGACGGATTAGTACTGTTTGAGTCAATACCTCTAAGCAATCATGGCACGGAGGTCCCGGTTCTGgtatcagggtggctgggttcaaagcagtggtgtgcttgaaggtgaggcctggattagataggagaaagatttcatatctggattgtctggaggggtttaagaatttccctgcctctcctccgaggatctggggaaccccatggggtGTATATTTGGGACCATAGGATAATTCACTAAAACctttttgtttacagctctcaagtcttgcacTAACCTGAAGGAGGCACCATCTGCTTTGGGCACACCCAGGatcggggtgttaaagggggatgatccctttattaaccacccatactgcttgaatttttcaatcagcgGCTTCAAACCTGCGCGGGTGGATTTCTTCAGCGAatactgtctcacacacacaggaccCTCTCCCTCCTTTAGAGGAATCTTGACTGGATTTACGTATTTTGCCCGGGCAGGAGTTCCATCTGCCCACACACAtgaatcaacattctctaaaatctcaattcctttggcttctgaCACAGTTTCAGCTGCCCTGAGGACTATTtggtaatttgaaccctgcttcacgGGTAGCTGCATCACAATTTGATCCTCACGGAAGAAGATTTCAGCTTGGAGTTTTGTTAGTAGATCTCGCCCCAAGAGAGCTACGGGACAGGCGGGTGAAACGATAAAAGCATGCTCTAACATATTATTCCCAATTTTTGTGAGGAGGGGCTTGCATACAGGCAATCTAGTTCGTCTTCCCTCTATACCTTCTACAGTCACATGCTTTCCGCtttctttagctaaagggggCTTTTCAGTCTCCTTCAGCTAGTATCTTCCCCGAGGAGTCCACCCGCTTCTGGCGGCCCCCCTGCTGAGCTTTCCTCCGTTTGTCCTTCAGCTTAGGGCAATCCCTCTTCCAGTATTCCTTTCTCTCGGCAATATGCACATTCGTCAGGCTTAGGTCggccttttccagtcttctcccccccctcaggtttctccttccatcGCCCGCCAATGTCTGCGCTTTTGCCCAAGGCAGCTGCTAGCATTGCCATCTGTCTTTGTCCacgcttttcctctctcctctctgccacctgatcaCGATTCCCATAAACTTTATATGCAATCTCTACAAGTTCTGAAAGGCGTTTTTCTagtccccccctcagtcttttgcagctttttcctcatATGGGGGAGGTGTTTTTAGAACGGCTTGTGTCAGCTATCTCTTCCCGATCCGTTTGGTCTGTGTCCGGTGGTGTTTTAGCCTCATCCCAGCGCCTTAACCCTTgagtcagatctccctcactatcagaatcagagaggactcggggctttctcccagcgtcttttgccaataacatcttacacattttttcTTTACACTTCTGAATCCATGGGGGACTGggattcatcacagcactcatcCAGCAATCTATATACGGATACTGATCCCAATGACCGTCCCTTGTTATCACACCTAACACTGCATTAGCCAACTTCACATCAAAAGAACTGACATCCGGCCACCCCACTTCAAACGACGGCTATTCCAATTGACAGAAAGTAATCAATCTGTCCTTTGACATCTCTATTCCGTAATTTCCTTTGAATTTACTAAAGTtccttagcatgcatcctaaagcggttgcagagttttcttcccgggagctacccgaacccattgtgtcaaccaaTATTCGGACCTATTTGCTGAACACTAAAACAAAATCACTCTAAACAAAGTCCCCAGGGCTAATGTTCAGACTTATATACTGAACGTTCCAAAATTCCAAAATCCCCGAGAGACTATTCAAAtgacacaaggaaagcgaatactCACTCCTGCCAACACCCTGGCACCGTCTCTTCGgaccctgctcagcctgggtgactcattcaGTGGAGAGCCTTTTAACCTCCTGGGTGTCCCGACTCACGTTCCCAGTGACCGTGACAGACTCCAAAATCAGTCTGGTGCGCACTTCACAGACACCTTTCCCGCTTCTGTCGTTGACCCCAGGGTAGGCCAAGAGCCTCTCCtgcctggctcgccaaattgttgcacaaacggctagtttcgtgcccctggaggcttgtccaatccaccccaggagagagtcacacacaggctaggtccaatttcagatttatttgttTGGAAACAGACCGACCCAGGAGTTGTGCCACTCAGATCAAGGTCGACCACAAACTTGGTCTGAAAcgtctttttatagccaaggtaaacaatagatttcaacgtatcgtgcagttattggcagacttagcattacgtcttgcatcgtatgtctagcagttacatgttctaagacggtttacatacatgtctcatttacatcttaaatcccctcccaggggcagttcttaagcccctcgcggtcatccttcggtcagggtctggtctctccacctcagcatcttccctgcccctcttctcttatctctcgtaaggagttatttattgcatctgttcctggctctgtctgcagaagttttttgtgctactcgtaaatctatcattagcatatatgccttagcaaaagcaattatgaaaatatgcagaagcaattataaaagcaggaaaatatagattatgctatatttttaccacatgCGTAGTCCTAAAACGGAACTGTGGCAAAAGGCCTGCCGCATGCGCAGTTCTGAACTGTGGGCCCCCCTTAGTAACCTCATGTCTTGGTGTAACTCTAGGGCAATGAGCGAGTATGATGTTTACAAAATTTATGTGCAGAGTAAGCATTAATCTATGTGTTCTAACAAGAAGCCTTGAGCCTTATCACAAAGCGAGCGTTGCCTAGACTGTTTCTTATTATGACACTGCTTATCTattgcaggaggaaaaaaaagagaaaaagcagccCACAACTCAGCCGTAAGGCCTTGTGCAGCTTGCATAAgggatcatgagacatttttacCACACCAGCCTTGGTGGGGCCAGAAGGTGCCAGCAGATATCAGGTGTTTGTGGCTCTGAATTTGCCTCACTTGACCTTCACAAGGTCCCCTCACAGTCCAGCACCTCCCGCTCCTGGAGACAGGCCCAGGAAAGAgcctcagtggcagagggtgctggtggcagggaagctgcaggggctgggccgtgggagaaggagctggggctagaggtggCCCAGAGGGGTGGTGTGGCCTAAGCTGaggctggagggtcagggctggggttggactgcttgtggggagcagggggttgtccGTGGGATGCAcatctctccccacagcctccaggagcccccctcacctgccccaacctggctctgggccacctggcactgggcaccagggTTCCTGACTCTAcccttgctgccagccccagtcctgccccaagcacttgtgggggagcagggccaggacgagcagggccctgaccagggtggtcatggtgctgcaggaagggagcccagagcccagcatggaagctcagctcctggggccgTGGTCCCCAGCACCCAAGGCCAGGTCCTTGAGCAGGATCAAATTGGGATTTGCATAGAGGTAGTGTGCCAGGGGAGGCCGGGACAGATGAGAGGGCATGTGCActctgtccctggccaggcctccccgtctctgctggggaagcctgggcaagCTCTTTAGGCTTCACCATCACACCCCTTTGGATGCGAGCATTGTTTGTGGTATATGATATGTACCTTCAAGGGGCCAATAGTGGGACCACAGGtgcggtttgtggtggtggggagtTGTAGTTCTCTCTGtgttgcacaaactgctagtttcgtgcccccggaggcttgtccaatttacctcaaggagagagtcacacactcaggctgggtccaactcgagtttattgtttgcaaacagatcgacaagggagctCAGTTGCTCAAAGCAAAGTCGACCCCGAGCCGTGCCCGAGGTTccatttttatagctaacatgAACAATAGATTCCAGCGTGGCAATTTGCAATTGGTTACATTTTTCTTCAAAGTTTAGTACATGCGTAGTCCTAAAACGGAACTGCGGCAAAAAGGCCTGCCACGTGCGCGGTTCTGAACTGTGTGCCCCTTAGTAACCTTGTGTTTTGGTGTAACTCTAGGGTAATGAACGTGTATGATGTTTACAAAATTTATGTGCTCTAACAAGAAACCTTGAAACTTATCTCAAAACGAGCGTGGCCTGGACTGTTTCTTATTATGACACTGCTTATCTActgcaggaggaaaaaagaaacaccTCACAGTTCAGCTATGAGGCCCTGTATAGTGAGAATAAGGGATCACGATACATTTTTACCACACCTGCACgatgtgagcatgtgagttgatgaatcctgttcctaatcaagATAAAGCCATCTACCACTCcactggtctctgctgaatggtgactggaGGATGGGGCCCCAAAGGCGTGGAGGTCTGAGCGAGTCCCCTGTCCCTGGGACCCGGTGGCATACAGCAAACACTGTACGGTGTCACAAGTGACCTGTCTCTCGGTCGAGTCACGGGCATCCTGATTAAGGGGATTGCAGCGTTCATTCCAAGAAAAacatggagcatttcaaacttccaccagcatcctccttcactggaaatcttgggcagattggaggagatgggaatAGAGGCTTCGattacaccttgcagtcacaaaggctgcagaagaggcagaggattataaaattgcagtcatgctgttgtacaaacggctagtttcgtgcccctggaggcttgtccaatccaccccaggagagagtcacacacaggctaggtccaatttcagatttatttgttTGGAAACAGACCGACCCAGGAGTTGTGCCACTCAGATCAAGGTCGACCACAAACTTGGTCTGAAAcgtctttttatagccaaggtaaacaatagatttcaacgtatcatgcaattattggcagacttagcattacgtcttgcatcgtatgtctagcagttacatgttctatgatggtttacatacatgtctcatttacatcttaaatcccctcccaggggcagttcttaagcccctcacggtcatccttcggtcagggtctggtctctccacctcagcatcttccctgcccctcttctcttatctctcgtaaggagttatttattgcatctgttcctggctctgtctgcagaagttttttgtgctactcgtaaatctatcattagcatatatgccttagcaaaagcaattatgaaaatatgcagaagcaattataaaagcaggaaaatatagattatgctatatttttaccacaattatcccccctcaagatgctctCTATctctaattttaataattttcagcTATGGCTAACTTTTGATAATGCACAAACATCTCTTGGTTGACGACCGACTGTACTGTTCGTCTCACGAGAGCCATGATGTAGGGTATAATACAGGGAATCAAACAAAGTATCAACATTAGCAGACAAAAGTTTAAGAACGCTCCCTTTAACCATCCAAAATTAgggagccaggatgtaaaccaatcaaaatttCACCCGTTTTATGTTTTGACTGGGACATGTGTTATCTCCTCCATTTTATCCGCTAAGGCCTTTATCAATTTATcatt contains these protein-coding regions:
- the LOC132244867 gene encoding uncharacterized protein LOC132244867; amino-acid sequence: MWALVYLLKLLSLLGISNPAIMPTCCKCPQNGGGTLTEANYKLSKSTILSALLQPISRCCPCREIIIQSGDTTPLCVKPDPEIWSAILKDWPSSLQPVNNIWEPKGTPTNTWVGNSWVALLKDSARALTNESCLLCALTPVSSDERVPFLPIPLNRTGIVSDWGFNRNFSLRYNGSGRIMVAKVTGSICISQHGSGFKVGQSRCKETWISKEIAPWEGAWTCANVSYNNFDNCNCLLSKEWISVWGINCTHYRNGTKVNGSSTKRSSLTLTLKSSRSTITNEACGLWWICGRWAYKQLPANWAETCYLGALIPGVWITQPKTHRAKQNTDVSFKDITAGGAF